One segment of Macrotis lagotis isolate mMagLag1 chromosome 1, bilby.v1.9.chrom.fasta, whole genome shotgun sequence DNA contains the following:
- the LOC141501727 gene encoding putative nucleoside diphosphate kinase — MVNAELTFITIRPDSVQCGLVGDIIKRFEQKGFCLVGMKLLRSSEEHLKQHYVDLKDRPFFPGLVKYMNSGPVVAMVWEGLNVVKTGRVMLGETNPADSKPGTIRGDFRIQVARNIIHGSDSVKSAEKEISLWFKPEELVDYKSCAHDWIYE; from the coding sequence ATGGTCAACGCGGAGCTCACCTTCATCACCATCAGGCCGGACAGCGTCCAGTGTGGCCTGGTCGGGGACATCATCAAACGTTTTGAGCAGAAGGGCTTCTGCCTCGTGGGCATGAAGCTGCTGAGGTCTTCAGAGGAACATCTGAAACAGCACTATGTTGACCTGAAAGACAGACCATTTTTCCCTGGGCTTGTGAAATACATGAACTCAGGGCCTGTTGTAGCCATGGTCTGGGAGGGCTTGAATGTGGTGAAGACAGGCAGAGTGATGCTGGGGGAGACCAACCCAGCTGATTCCAAGCCAGGTACCATTCGTGGGGACTTCCGCATTCAAGTTGCCAGGAACATCATTCATGGCAGTGATTCTGTAAAAAGTGCTGAGAAGGAGATCAGCTTGTGGTTTAAGCCTGAGGAGCTGGTTGATTATAAGTCTTGTGCTCATGACTGGATCTATGAATAA